A genomic stretch from Aedes albopictus strain Foshan chromosome 2, AalbF5, whole genome shotgun sequence includes:
- the LOC109622523 gene encoding 27 kDa hemolymph protein — MAIKRVAVLLFAYLAIAVADDTNKIDVDSLRQHLPANLQNLSVPTLDEIENAVKDKCIKAGGSDESYEQAKQGAQDLFNCVQGLVDIDQFKKEVEEAKPTGDLDTVFNKYCRKRNTLLECMNTFSNAIDPCLEEDEKRHKGHGMDVFKNLLNFVCHKDGDQIALFIAEKGPECFLEQKDDLIKCVNSTFSGYLKDVDTSSHVIPKLVIGPKQCEDFSRLQDCLVQELEQCEESTPANLVESLFRFVRKGSPCDPKNKQG; from the exons ATGGCCATCAAGAGAGTAGCAGTATTACTCTTTGCTTATTTAG CAATCGCTGTGGCCGACGACACCAACAAGATCGACGTGGACAGCCTGCGGCAGCATCTCCCGGCAAATTTGCAGAATCTCTCGGTTCCCACCCTGGACGAAATCGAGAATGCCGTCAAGGACAAGTGCATCAAAGCGGGCGGCTCGGACGAATCCTACGAGCAGGCCAAACAGGGCGCCCAGGATCTGTTCAACTGCGTGCAAGGTCTGGTCGACATCGACCAGTTCAAGAAGGAGGTCGAGGAGGCTAAGCCGACCGGTGATTTGGACACGGTTTTCAACAAGTACTGCCGCAAGCGTAACACTCTGCTGGAGTGTATGAACACTTTTTCGAATGCCATCGATCCGTGTCTGGAGGAAGACGAGAAGCGCCACAAGGGACACGGAATGGATGTGTTCAAGAACTTGCTGAACTTCGTGTGCCATAAGGATGGAGACCAGATTGCTC TGTTCATTGCCGAAAAGGGACCCGAATGTTTCCTGGAGCAGAAGGACGATTTGATCAAGTGCGTGAACAGCACTTTCTCCGGATATCTGAAGGACGTCGATACCTCTAGCCACGTTATCCCGAAGCTGGTCATCGGACCAAAGCAGTGCGA AGATTTCAGCCGTCTGCAAGACTGTTTGGTGCAAGAATTGGAGCAGTGCGAAGAGTCTACTCCAGCCAATTTGGTGGAATCGCTGTTCAGATTCGTTCGAAAGGGTTCGCCATGTGATCCAAAG AATAAACAAGGATAG